One genomic window of Candidatus Eisenbacteria bacterium includes the following:
- a CDS encoding ABC transporter permease → MNLSYRIYYVFFRNLISYKRFILPTFVVSLGQPLFYLVTFGVGLGAYLGHLGGKPYLNFLVPGILVSSVMLSSTFECLYYTFVKMVHQKLYVSMIATPVSAEDAVAGEIAWGAFRGLISGSLMLVIAMLMRVFPASILNALLLLLFMVFIGVLFGSLAMIVTAFAPNFDFFNYYTELIITPMLFFSGVFFPLDRFPEWVKVLAKFLPLTHAVNISRTAFSGELSSGLAGDFLYLVLLEVVAFYSGIKLMKRRLIK, encoded by the coding sequence ATGAATCTCTCGTATAGAATATACTACGTTTTCTTCCGAAACCTCATTTCGTACAAGAGGTTCATTCTGCCCACCTTCGTGGTCAGTCTCGGGCAGCCGCTCTTCTATCTCGTGACCTTCGGCGTTGGTCTGGGTGCGTACTTGGGACATCTCGGCGGAAAGCCTTATCTGAATTTTCTCGTCCCGGGCATTCTGGTGTCTTCCGTGATGCTCTCGTCGACCTTCGAGTGCCTGTACTACACCTTCGTCAAGATGGTCCATCAGAAGCTGTACGTCTCCATGATAGCGACGCCCGTGTCCGCCGAGGATGCGGTGGCCGGAGAAATAGCCTGGGGAGCCTTCAGAGGATTGATCAGTGGTTCTCTGATGCTGGTCATAGCGATGTTGATGCGGGTATTTCCTGCGTCGATACTCAACGCGCTGCTTCTCCTTCTTTTCATGGTATTCATCGGTGTCCTGTTCGGGTCGCTCGCAATGATCGTGACGGCGTTCGCACCGAACTTCGACTTCTTCAACTACTACACGGAATTGATCATCACTCCGATGCTGTTCTTCTCCGGAGTCTTCTTCCCGCTCGACAGATTCCCCGAGTGGGTGAAGGTGCTGGCCAAGTTTCTTCCCCTCACGCATGCGGTCAACATTTCCCGCACTGCCTTTTCGGGTGAGCTCTCTTCGGGTCTGGCAGGCGACTTCCTGTACCTCGTTCTGCTGGAAGTCGTTGCCTTCTACTCCGGCATCAAGCTAATGAAGAGAAGACTGATAAAGTAG
- a CDS encoding ATP-binding cassette domain-containing protein, producing the protein MNTAIVAKGLTKKYGDLTAVDGISFEIKEGECFGFLGPNGAGKTTTIKMIHCVSPITAGSVTVFGKRSHIDNRDIKLETGVIPQEITLDGDLTVYENLMVFAKFFGIPGAVTKKRIAELLHFVELDAKSKSKIDEISTGMKRRLLVARALLNKPRLIIADEPTTGLDPQARHLIWQRLRSLKNLGTTLILTTQYMEEAEQLCDRLVIMYEGRILKEGSPKKLILDEIGTEVVEIRIGEEEDEKLVARMAGVACGHERAGDTLYFYCRDGREVMKKAVDLNLPNVLNRPATLEDVFLKLTGRSLME; encoded by the coding sequence ATGAACACCGCGATCGTGGCAAAAGGCCTTACCAAGAAATACGGCGACCTCACGGCGGTCGACGGCATATCGTTCGAAATCAAAGAGGGCGAGTGCTTTGGTTTCCTGGGGCCCAACGGAGCCGGGAAAACGACGACCATAAAGATGATTCACTGCGTGTCTCCTATCACCGCCGGTTCGGTCACCGTCTTCGGAAAGAGATCGCACATCGATAATAGAGACATCAAACTGGAGACCGGAGTGATACCTCAGGAGATTACTCTGGACGGGGATCTTACCGTCTACGAGAATCTCATGGTTTTCGCGAAGTTCTTTGGCATCCCCGGGGCCGTGACTAAGAAAAGGATCGCCGAGCTGCTCCATTTCGTCGAGCTTGATGCCAAGAGCAAGAGCAAGATAGACGAGATCTCCACGGGGATGAAACGAAGGCTTCTTGTCGCGCGAGCGCTTCTGAACAAACCGCGGCTCATCATCGCGGACGAACCGACGACCGGACTCGACCCACAGGCGAGACACCTCATCTGGCAAAGGTTGAGATCGCTGAAGAACCTGGGCACGACACTGATACTGACGACGCAATACATGGAAGAAGCAGAGCAACTTTGTGATCGCCTGGTGATCATGTACGAGGGACGCATCCTCAAGGAAGGATCTCCCAAGAAGCTTATTCTGGACGAGATTGGCACGGAAGTCGTCGAAATAAGAATAGGAGAGGAAGAGGACGAGAAGCTCGTCGCCCGGATGGCGGGAGTCGCTTGCGGGCATGAGCGGGCGGGAGACACTCTCTATTTCTATTGCCGTGACGGCCGCGAAGTGATGAAGAAGGCTGTGGATCTCAATCTTCCGAACGTCCTTAACCGCCCGGCCACTTTGGAGGACGTATTTCTCAAGCTAACCGGACGGAGCCTCATGGAATAG